A single region of the Rattus rattus isolate New Zealand chromosome 8, Rrattus_CSIRO_v1, whole genome shotgun sequence genome encodes:
- the Chrna3 gene encoding neuronal acetylcholine receptor subunit alpha-3, which yields MGVVLLPPPLSMPMLVLMLLPVASASEAEHRLFQYLFEDYNEIIRPVANVSHPVIIQFEVSMSQLVKVDEVNQIMETNLWLKQIWNDYKLKWKPSDYQGVEFMRVPAEKIWKPDIVLYNNADGDFQVDDKTKALLKYTGEVTWIPPAIFKSSCKIDVTYFPFDYQNCTMKFGSWSYDKAKIDLVLIGSSMNLKDYWESGEWAIIKAPGYKHEIKYNCCEEIYQDITYSLYIRRLPLFYTINLIIPCLLISFLTVLVFYLPSDCGEKVTLCISVLLSLTVFLLVITETIPSTSLVIPLIGEYLLFTMIFVTLSIVITVFVLNVHYRTPTTHTMPTWVKAVFLNLLPRVMFMTRPTSGEGDTPKTRTFYGAELSNLNCFSRADSKSCKEGYPCQDGTCGYCHHRRVKISNFSANLTRSSSSESVDAVLSLSALSPEIKEAIQSVKYIAENMKAQNVAKEIQDDWKYVAMVIDRIFLWVFILVCILGTAGLFLQPLMARDDT from the exons ATGGGTGTTGTGCTGCTCCCGCCGCCGCTGTCCATGCCGatgctggtgctgatgctgctGCCAG TGGCCAGTGCCTCGGAAGCTGAGCACCGCCTGTTCCAGTACCTGTTCGAAGATTACAACGAGATCATCCGGCCAGTGGCTAATGTGTCCCATCCAGTCATCATCCAGTTTGAGGTGTCCATGTCTCAGCTGGTGAAAGTG GATGAAGTAAACCAGATCATGGAAACCAACCTGTGGCTGAAGCAA ATCTGGAATGACTACAAGCTGAAATGGAAACCCTCTGACTACCAAGGGGTGGAGTTCATGCGTGTTCCTGCAGAGAAGATCTGGAAACCAGACATCGTGCTGTACAACAA CGCTGATGGGGATTTCCAGGTGGATGACAAGACCAAAGCTCTACTCAAGTACACAGGAGAAGTGACTTGGATCCCGCCGGCCATCTTTAAGAGCTCGTGCAAAATCGACGTGACCTACTTCCCATTCGACTACCAAAACTGCACCATGAAGTTCGGCTCCTGGTCCTACGACAAGGCAAAGATCGACCTGGTCCTCATCGGCTCCTCCATGAACCTCAAGGACTACTGGGAGAGTGGCGAGTGGGCTATCATTAAAGCCCCGGGCTACAAACATGAAATCAAGTACAACTGCTGTGAGGAGATCTACCAAGACATCACGTACTCGCTGTACATCCGTCGCCTGCCACTGTTCTACACCATCAACCTCATCATCCCCTGCCTGCTCATCTCCTTCCTCACTGTGCTTGTCTTCTACCTGCCCTCCGACTGTGGGGAGAAGGTGACACTCTGCATCTCTGTGCTCCTCTCCCTGACTGTCTTTCTCCTGGTGATCACCGAGACCATTCCTTCCACCTCACTGGTCATCCCCCTGATTGGGGAGTACCTCCTCTTCACTATGATTTTTGTCACCTTGTCCATTGTCATCACAGTCTTTGTGCTCAACGTGCACTACAGAACTCCAACCACACACACCATGCCCACTTGGGTCAAGGCCGTGTTCTTGAACCTGCTCCCCAGGGTCATGTTTATGACTAGGCCAACCAGTGGTGAGGGGGACACTCCTAAGACGAGGACCTTCTACGGCGCTGAGCTCTCAAACCTGAACTGCTTCAGCCGTGCAGACTCCAAAAGCTGCAAGGAAGGCTACCCCTGCCAAGATGGGACCTGTGGCTACTGCCACCACCGTAGGGTAAAAATCTCGAATTTCAGTGCCAACCTCACAAGAAGCTCCAGTTCTGAGTCTGTCGATGCTGTGTTGTCCCTCTCTGCCCTGTCACCAGAAATCAAAGAAGCCATCCAAAGTGTGAAGTACATTGCCGAAAACATGAAAGCACAGAATGTAGCCAAAGAG ATTCAAGATGATTGGAAGTACGTTGCCATGGTGATTGATCGCATCTTTCTCTGGGTTTTCATCCTGGTGTGCATTTTAGGAACGGCGGGATTGTTTCTGCAACCCTTGATGGCCAGAGATGACACATAG